A window of Aurantibacillus circumpalustris genomic DNA:
GGATGCGGAATTTCAAGCTGTTCTGAATTAATTACTGAATCATTGAAGAATAGAATGTCAATATCTACGGTTCTATCAGAGTTTTGATCACCATGTCTGTTTCTACCTAATTTTTCTTCTATTCTAAGTGTTTTTTCAAGTAATATTTCTACGTTTAAATGAGTATGTAATTCAATAACCTGATTAAAGTATCTGTTTTTTGAATCAGAGCCCCAGGCGTCAGTTTCATAAACACTACTATACTTTTCTATCTTCCCGCAAAACTCTTCCAACAGTTGTGTTGTTTTCCGAAGATTTTCAAAACGATTACCTATGTTTCCGCCTAAACCTAAAAAAGCAACATTCATAATATCTTTATAAATTCAATCATTAATAGTTTTAATTTTGCCAAGAATACAAATATATACAATAGCCTTTGTAAGGCTTATTAAAAAGATAAATTATGAAACAGTTTTTTGGTGCATTTTTCGGATCCATTCTTGGAATTATTATTTCAACACTTCTTGCAATTTTTATAACTATTGCCGTTGTGAAATCAAGCTTTAAAGAGAGTTTTAATGATAAAGAAGATGTTTCTGCAGCTAAAGCTAACTCTGTATTAAAAATTGATATTGAAGGCGAA
This region includes:
- the folK gene encoding 2-amino-4-hydroxy-6-hydroxymethyldihydropteridine diphosphokinase codes for the protein MNVAFLGLGGNIGNRFENLRKTTQLLEEFCGKIEKYSSVYETDAWGSDSKNRYFNQVIELHTHLNVEILLEKTLRIEEKLGRNRHGDQNSDRTVDIDILFFNDSVINSEQLEIPHPRLHLRKFVLIPLCELSSALCHPVLKKNMKDLLNNCDDKLKVTKVSFRQNT